In Erigeron canadensis isolate Cc75 chromosome 6, C_canadensis_v1, whole genome shotgun sequence, the following are encoded in one genomic region:
- the LOC122604053 gene encoding pleckstrin homology domain-containing protein 1 yields MASLWRAVMGESPPNPDEYDGVEYWSNPERTGWLTKQGEYIKTWRRRWFVLKQGKLFWFKESIVSRGSRPRGVIPVAACLTVKGAEDVLNKPFAFELSTRSDTMYFIADSDKEKEDWINSIGRSIVQLSRSVTDKEIVDYDSNR; encoded by the coding sequence ATGGCCAGCCTTTGGAGAGCCGTGATGGGCGAATCACCCCCAAATCCCGACGAATACGATGGCGTGGAGTACTGGTCAAACCCGGAACGCACGGGGTGGCTCACAAAGCAAGGCGAGTACATCAAGACCTGGCGTCGCCGTTGGTTCGTTTTGAAACAAGGAAAGCTTTTCTGGTTCAAGGAATCAATTGTCAGCCGTGGATCTCGTCCACGTGGCGTGATCCCAGTGGCTGCTTGTCTTACTGTCAAAGGAGCTGAAGATGTCCTCAACAAGCCCTTTGCTTTCGAACTATCCACCCGATCTGATACCATGTATTTTATAGCTGATTCTGATAAGGAGAAAGAAGACTGGATTAATTCGATCGGACGGTCCATTGTTCAGCTTTCGAGATCTGTTACTGATAAGGAGATTGTTGATTATGATAGTAAtagatga
- the LOC122603901 gene encoding 30S ribosomal protein S31, chloroplastic, giving the protein MASMALAVTSIPITPSNSLSFSRSPSVTAVPLSLSPSSISLSSSDSTPISPLIYCGRGDKKTAKGKRFNHSFGNARPRNKKKGRGPPRVPVPPAPPRKDKYDDGEVVKIEIDESLFSNS; this is encoded by the exons ATGGCGTCAATGGCGCTCGCCGTTACATCGATTCCGATCACTCCTTCAAACTCTCTTTCATTCTCCCGCTCACCATCCGTAACCGCCGtccctctttctctctcacCTTCTTCAATTTCCCTCTCTTCCTCTGATTCCACCCCAATCTCACCCCTCA TTTATTGTGGAAGAGGTGATAAGAAGACTGCTAAAGGAAAGCGATTCAATCACTCCTTTGGAAAT GCGAGGCCAAGGAACAAGAAGAAGGGGAGAGGACCACCGAGAGTGCCGGTCCCACCTGCACCGCCTCGAAAGGATAAATACGATGACGGTGAAGTTGTCAAGATTGAGATAGATGAGTCTCTTTTTTCAAACTCATGA
- the LOC122604913 gene encoding putative receptor-like protein kinase At3g47110 encodes MKSRQSIVCLSSYSHITFFSYALVIFLATITISASYNEETDYQVLLSFKSMITHDPFGSLTSWNSSFHLCEWSGVSCGKRHRRVTVIQLESQGLEGSLSPHLGNLSFLHDLSLWNNSLEGTIPHELGHLSRLRYLNLGNNRLVGSIPMDLSFLSKLLLLVVEENNFTGGIPRFLGNMTSLEGFSAAGNPLGGIIPDTLGHLKNLRLFHCGGCNLYGTISESIFNLSLLVKLTLPDNQLTGSLPQAIGAMLRHLVTLQLRDNQLSGHIPPWISNCSKLLTLEMGTNNFWGELMIDFTKLVDISLIALFSNNIYGRGKDYEMNFIDSLKNCSRLQSLDLGECKFQGVVPNSIGNLSQELW; translated from the coding sequence ATGAAGTCAAGGCAATCAATAGTTTGCTTATCATCTTACTCGCATatcactttcttttcttatgCTCTTGTGATATTTCTGGCTACCATAACCATCTCGGCTTCCTATAACGAGGAGACTGATTATCAGGTTTTGTTGTCGTTCAAGTCGATGATCACTCACGATCCATTTGGGTCTCTAACCTCATGGAACTCTTCCTTTCATCTATGTGAATGGAGTGGTGTTTCATGTGGGAAGAGGCACAGACGAGTGACTGTTATACAACTGGAGTCGCAAGGCCTGGAAGGTTCTTTGTCTCCTCACTTAGGGAACCTCAGCTTCCTTCATGATTTATCACTTTGGAACAACAGCTTGGAAGGAACCATCCCTCACGAGCTTGGTCATCTATCCAGGCTACGTTACCTCAATCTTGGTAATAATAGGCTAGTTGGAAGCATACCCATGGATTTAAGTTTCCTCTCCAAATTACTTTTGTTAGTAGTTGAAGAAAATAACTTTACAGGTGGAATCCCACGTTTCTTGGGGAACATGACATCACTGGAAGGATTCTCTGCTGCCGGAAATCCATTGGGTGGGATAATTCCAGACACCTTAGGCCATTTGAAAAACTTAAGATTATTTCACTGTGGTGGTTGTAACTTATATGGAACCATTTCAGAATCCATTTTTAACCTCTCCCTCCTGGTTAAATTAACTTTGCCAGATAATCAGCTTACAGGTAGTCTCCCCCAAGCCATAGGTGCAATGTTGCGTCATCTAGTCACACTTCAACTCCGAGATAATCAGCTAAGTGGGCATATCCCTCCGTGGATATCTAATTGTTCAAAATTATTAACTCTTGAAATGGGTACCAACAATTTTTGGGGGGAGCTAATGATCGACTTTACAAAACTAGTAGATATTAGTCTCATAGCCTTATTCAGTAACAACATCTATGGACGTGGAAAAGATTATGAGATGAATTTCATCGATTCTCTGAAA
- the LOC122602603 gene encoding receptor-like protein EIX2 codes for MNGRVFTLGLKEDANMSGSCIEKERQALLILKSHLDLFGSLDDWGSEEDKTDCCQWVGVHCNDDTGHVIRLDLHGRGLNGSVSLSLGDLTSLTHLDLSSNNITGNLPNTVFQLSNLFYLNVSDNSLNGSIPELTGCSSVSTLDLSSNNFTGDLPSSVAQLLYLDYLDVSHNSFSGSIPDFTRSPSLSILDLSSNCFTGDLPYNVGQLTHLYYLDISHNFVNGNIPDFTGCPSMSTLDLSHNNLSGHFPISVGHLLNISYLDVSSNNITGVLPSSVGQLLSLDYLDVSSNSLNGVISDLHFQNLTQLTYLDLSFNSFSLDQLSAIPSQLETIRLQSCTLGRIFPSWLKTQKSYRYLDISSAGISDNIPSWFWDQLPSGLRFLNISSNDIKGVLPDIVTDFDEHPGMDLSDNQFEGRVPRLPSKLAAINLSGNKLSGNLSFLCRIDKEISLIQLSNNVFTGSLPDCWSNFQKNLTILNLSDNNLYGKIPSSFGNLSHLEALYLRNNKFVGGLPMSLSNCKKLRFVDLGENNLSGMIPTWIGERLPELYVLVLRSNQFSGTVPRQVCWLYNLQLLDLSKNKFSGNIPSCVGNLTAMVITNPLGDNIANHHYSSYAVTVCGYNNAMYDVAGRKCNVNNFKCTSRYTVRRKLTTKSIHITYQSLDRTTACLEAITEGLFTDMALVAWKGKVHEFGRINLELLKSIDLSNNNFSGILPNNITSLVDLKSLNLSSNKLHGEVPIDIGQLKSLDFLDLSRNELSGSIPWSLSSVNSLGVLNLSNNNFSGKIPVGNGGKLQQFDSSSYSGNPLLYGPPLTQEGRVVPRPPVDGKEDDDEDEEESQVWKSYYMGMGVGFGVGFWGICSAIFLIRGCRHFLFASLSHVKDWIYVTTAVYLRKFKRGSHWLRQAWEISHTAQ; via the exons ATGAATGGAAGAGTTTTTACTCTTGGGCTCAAAGAAGATGCCAACATGTCTGGGTCCTGCATTGAGAAGGAGCGGCAAGCGCTGTTGATCCTTAAAAGCCACCTTGATTTGTTTGGATCTCTGGATGATTGGGGAAGCGAAGAAGACAAGACAGATTGCTGTCAATGGGTGGGCGTTCATTGTAACGACGACACTGGGCATGTGATCAGACTTGATCTTCATGGTAGAGGGTTAAACGGATCCGTGTCTCTTTCCCTTGGAGATTTGACTTCTCTTACACATTTAGACCTCTCTAGTAACAATATAACTGGAAATTTGCCCAATACtgtgtttcaactttcaaatcttttttaTCTTAATGTTAGTGACAACTCTTTGAACGGAAGCATTCCCGAGTTGACAGGATGTTCATCCGTGTCAACCTTAGACCTCTCTAGTAATAATTTTACTGGAGATTTGCCCAGCAGTGTGGCTCAGCTTTTATATCTTGATTATCTTGATGTTAGTCACAATTCTTTCAGCGGAAGCATACCTGACTTCACTCGAAGTCCATCCCTATCGATCTTGGACCTCTCAAGTAATTGTTTTACTGGAGATTTGCCCTACAATGTGGGCCAACTTACACATCTTTATTATCTTGATATCAGTCACAATTTTGTAAACGGAAACATTCCTGACTTCACGGGATGTCCATCGATGTCAACCTTAGACCTGTCTCATAATAACCTAAGTGGACACTTTCCCATCAGTGTCGGTCATCttttaaatattagttatctTGATGTTTCATCCAATAATATTACTGGAGTTTTGCCCAGCAGTGTGGGTCAGCTTTTATCTCTCGATTATCTTGATGTTTCATCCAACTCCCTTAATGGTGTAATCTCTGaccttcattttcaaaatctcaCCCAGTTAACTTATTTGGATTTGTCTTTCAATTCTTTTTCACTTGATCAGTTGAGTGCCATTCCTTCTCAATTGGAGACAATTAGATTGCAATCCTGCACTTTGGGGCGCATTTTCCCTTCCTGGctcaaaactcaaaaaagtTATAGATATCTTGATATTTCAAGTGCCGGAATATCAGATAACATTCCTTCATGGTTCTGGGATCAGCTACCATCTGGATTGAGATTTCTGAACATCTCTTCAAATGATATAAAAGGTGTGCTACCAGATATAGTGACAGACTTTGACGAGCATCCTGGAATGGATTTGAGTGACAATCAATTTGAAGGTAGAGTACCACGGTTGCCTTCTAAACTCGCAGCAATAAACCTTTCTGGAAACAAGCTCTCTGGAAACCTCTCTTTCTTGTGTAGAATTGATAAGGAAATAAGTTTGATCCAACTCTCGAACAATGTATTCACAGGGAGCCTTCCAGATTGTTGGTCGAATTTCCAAAAAAACCTAACAATTCTTAATCTATCTGATAATAATCTGTATGGAAAAATACCTTCTTCTTTCGGGAACTTATCTCACCTCGAGGCATTGTACTTGCGGAACAACAAATTTGTTGGAGGTCTTCCAATGTCCTTGAGTAACTGCAAAAAGCTAAGGTTTGTTGATCTTGGGGAAAACAATTTATCTGGCATGATACCTACATGGATAGGGGAAAGACTACCGGagttatatgttcttgttctacGATCCAATCAATTCTCGGGTACTGTACCTAGGCAAGTATGTTGGTTGTATAATCTTCAACTTCTTGACCTTTCTAAGAACAAATTCTCAGGCAACATTCCTAGTTGTGTTGGTAACCTCACAGCTATGGTGATCACGAACCCGTTGGGAGATAATATAGCCAACCATCATTATTCATCTTATGCTGTGACTGTCTGTGGGTATAATAATGCTATGTATGATGTAGCTGGAAGAAAGTGTAATGTGAATAATTTTAAGTGCACAAGTAGGTATACAGTACGCCGGAAACTAACTACTAAATCGATTCATATCACATATCAGAGTCTTGATAGAACTACAGCCTGCTTAGAAGCTATTACAGAAGGTCTATTCACTGACATGGCATTGGTTGCATGGAAAGGAAAGGTTCACGAGTTTGGAAGAATTAATCTTGAGCTACTTAAGAGCATTGATCTTTCAAACAACAACTTTTCTGGAATACTTCCCAATAATATCACTAGTCTTGTTGATTTGAAATCTTTAAACTTGTCCAGCAATAAACTTCACGGAGAAGTCCCAATAGATATCGGGCAGTTAAAATCTCTTGATTTTCTCGACTTGTCACGAAATGAACTTTCTGGAAGTATTCCCTGGAGCTTGTCATCCGTAAATTCTTTAGGTGTTCTTAACCTCTCAAACAATAACTTCTCAGGGAAAATACCCGTTGGGAATGGGGGTAAACTACAACAATTCGATTCTTCCTCCTACAGCGGTAACCCTCTACTCTACGGACCTCCACTTACGCAAGAAGGCAGGGTTGTACCTCGTCCGCCTGTCGATGGAAAGGAAGATGACgacgaagatgaagaagaaagtcAAGTTTGGAAGTCGTATTACATGGGCATGGGTGTTGGATTTGGTGTTGGATTTTGGGGAATTTGCAGTGCTATATTTCTCATTCGTGGATGCAGACATTTCTTGTTTGCATCATTGAGTCACGTCAAGGATTGGATATACGTAACAACGGCTGTGTATCTTCGGAAATTTAAAAG GGGTTCACATTGGTTGCGGCAAGCATGGGAGATTTCCCACACTGCGCAGTGA
- the LOC122606058 gene encoding inverted formin-2-like, which yields MAPRGRPRKRDSRMSAAVDAMAPFGFSEKVVVDKMKELLKVYSGEYMFIESDAYSVLLEALIADQGNENHHEQKQKEIAQGKASTKMNEIIESKSEKEGLVISPPTGFVDIQVCSSTPVPALPPPLSPKPLVAPIPPSPLPLPVLDAVLPLPPPPLPPSLPLPPPPPPPVMTATFPTSETTQPRRRKPYHGWIGRDDDDDDDGKDDWKFINLQSSFGHLISPPRTPPESPLTQEALPKFISWSKNSRKRRSRWDVKPEDL from the exons atggcaCCAAGAGGAAGACCTCGAAAG CGCGATAGTCGAATGTCTGCAGCCGTTGATGCAATGGCGCCGTTTGGGTTTAGTGAAAAGGTGGTCGTAGATAAGATGAAAGAGCTTCTTAAG GTATACTCCGGGGAATATATGTTCATTGAATCTGATGCCTATTCTGTGCTACTGGAAGCCCTTATTGCTGATCAAGGTAATGAGAACCATCATgagcaaaaacaaaaagaaattgcACAAGGAAAGGCATCAACAAAGATG AATGAGATCATTGAGAGCAAAAGCGAGAAAGAAGGCCTTGTGATTTCACCCCCTACTGGGTTTGTCGACATTCAAGTATGTTCATCCACTCCTGTTCCTGCCCTTCCACCACCATTGTCACCTAAACCCTTGGTTGCCCCTATACCACCATCACCACTGCCACTGCCTGTTCTGGATGCTGTTCTACCTCTGCCGCCGCCACCATTACCACCATCATTACCACtaccacctccacctccaccacctGTCATGACTGCCACCTTTCCAACTTCTGAAACTACTCAACCACGAAGAAGAAAACCATATCATGGTTGGATTGGCagagatgatgacgatgatgatgatgggaaAGATGATTGGAAGTTTATAAACCTACAATCATCATTCGGCCATCTGATTTCACCACCAAGAACACCACCAGAATCACCACTAACACAAGAGGCACTTCCAAAGTTTATCAGTTGGAGTAAGAACTCACGAAAGCGCAGATCAAGGTGGGATGTGAAGCCTGAAGACCTTTAG
- the LOC122605386 gene encoding UBP1-associated protein 2B-like — translation MKKRTAVSLKVQTKEKKPKLVVKHETSIEESEHEEETQAIEESEPEEVNEEEEEEEEEEEEEEEEEEEEEEEEEEEEEEEEEEGEEEEEEEEEGEGEEVEEEEEVEEVEVEEEEEEEEEEEEEVLEEEEEEVEEEEEEEEEEEEEEEEEDDDDEEEEDEEEEDDESSKKETLRKLLEPLPKDKIVELLKEAAMIDRSVVTSLIETAEVDPAHRKIFVFGLAWDATRDQVLSAFKKYGDIEECTVVTDKVTGKAKGYGFVLFKTRKSASKSLKQTQKKIGSRMATCQLASAGPGGPSNNQNTATQNTIGRKIFVANVGSHVNPNALRSYFAKFGEIEEGPLGVDNATGKFKGFAMFVYKRAEGCKKALEEPNKVYDGCQLQCRQAVDGQRGNKNAKNLPPAMSDNEIGNLGYGYAGMYAPQLMNPAAGIMVGQNPMLVSALNQNTMSSTPQSYGLSGSYGMSTVSPGMLANYGSQLGLPGIGTYQTTQMGRSSAGTSDPATREHSGHGSLAASFSSYRGR, via the coding sequence ATGAAGAAGAGAACAGCAGTATCACTAAAAgtacaaacaaaagaaaaaaaacccaagCTAGTGGTTAAACATGAGACATCTATAGAAGAATCAGAACATGAAGAAGAAACACAAGCAATTGAAGAATCTGAACCTGAGGAAGTAAACGAGGAAGAGGAAGAGGAAGAGGAAGAGGAAGAGgaagaggaagaggaagaagaagaggaagaagaagaagaagaagaagaagaagaagaagaagaagaagaaggagaagaagaagaagaagaagaagaagaaggagaaggagaggaagttgaagaagaggaagaagtaGAAGAGGTAGAGgtagaggaagaagaagaagaggaagaggaggaagaagaagaagtgttagaagaagaggaagaggaagtggaagaagaggaggaagaagaagaagaagaagaagaagaagaagaagaagaagatgatgatgatgaagaagaggaggatgaagaagaggaagatgacGAGAGTTCCAAAAAGGAGACTCTTAGGAAGCTTCTGGAACCCTTACCAAAAGATAAGATCGTTGAGCTTCTTAAAGAAGCAGCTATGATTGACCGTTCGGTAGTGACTAGCCTCATCGAAACTGCTGAGGTAGACCCCGCTCATCGTAAGATATTTGTATTCGGCCTTGCTTGGGATGCCACCAGAGACCAAGTACTATCTGCCTTTAAAAAATATGGTGATATCGAAGAGTGTACAGTTGTTACAGATAAAGTAACCGGGAAGGCCAAAGGCTATGGCTTTGTTCTTTTCAAGACCCGAAAAAGTGCAAGTAAGTCCCTTAAACAGACACAAAAGAAGATAGGAAGCCGCATGGCAACTTGCCAGTTAGCTTCTGCAGGACCTGGTGGACCCAGTAACAACCAGAACACTGCTACACAAAATACTATTGGACGAAAGATCTTTGTTGCAAATGTTGGGTCCCATGTGAATCCCAATGCACTTAGGTCCTACTTTGCCAAGTTTGGAGAGATTGAGGAAGGGCCATTGGGGGTTGACAATGCTACTGGAAAGTTCAAAGGGTTTGCCATGTTTGTATACAAGAGAGCTGAAGGGTGCAAGAAGGCTCTAGAAGAACCCAATAAGGTATACGATGGTTGTCAGTTGCAGTGCAGACAAGCTGTTGATGGCCAACGTGGAAATAAAAATGCCAAGAATCTGCCACCAGCTATGTCTGATAATGAGATTGGAAATTTGGGTTATGGTTATGCTGGAATGTACGCTCCTCAGCTTATGAATCCTGCAGCTGGTATTATGGTTGGGCAAAATCCGATGTTGGTGTCTGCTTTGAATCAAAACACCATGTCTTCAACACCCCAGTCATACGGGCTCAGTGGTAGTTATGGAATGAGCACAGTGAGCCCAGGTATGTTGGCCAATTATGGTTCTCAACTTGGGTTACCAGGTATTGGGACATATCAGACGACTCAGATGGGACGCTCTTCAGCTGGCACATCAGATCCGGCAACTAGGGAGCATTCTGGACATGGGTCTTTGGCAGCCAGTTTTTCTTCATACCGTGGCCGCTAG